From one Pseudomonas fluorescens genomic stretch:
- a CDS encoding polymorphic toxin type 24 domain-containing protein has protein sequence MNSVPRNANDLVGGPLENATQVSGRFKHDGGPANGTVYRADNQGNITSYAVYDSAGMIVKRVDVTGKAHANVSTPHVIEYGRNTLPDGTVRVQSPSTKLAPRPTTPDEIP, from the coding sequence ATCAATTCTGTTCCTCGTAACGCAAATGATCTTGTTGGAGGTCCGCTTGAAAACGCTACTCAGGTTAGCGGCCGCTTTAAGCATGATGGTGGACCAGCGAATGGAACTGTGTATCGGGCCGATAATCAAGGAAATATCACCAGCTATGCCGTCTATGATTCAGCCGGGATGATTGTTAAGCGAGTTGACGTTACCGGCAAAGCTCATGCTAATGTGTCGACACCACATGTAATAGAATATGGTCGAAATACGTTGCCGGACGGGACGGTCAGGGTTCAGTCGCCTTCTACGAAACTGGCTCCGCGGCCTACCACCCCGGATGAGATTCCATAA